CGAACACAATATTGCTCGTGTCGGCAATGCGGAAGAGGAGCATACAATGTCTTCCAATCAACCAATCATCCTTACGCCGTCCTTATTGTCGTCGGATTTCAGCCGCATCGGGGAAGAGCTGATCGCCCTGGAACAGGCAGGCCTGCAGTGGGTGCACTGGGATGTCATGGATGGAGCCTTTGTTCCCAACATCACCTTTGGTCCGCCGGTCATCAAGGCTTGTCGCAAAAAAAGCAGCCTGTTCTTCGACGTGCATTTGATGATCGAAAATCCGGACCGCTACCTGGCGGACTTCGTGGACGCCGGAGCCGACCTGCTCTGCGTTCATGCCGAGGCCTGCGTTCACCTGGAACGCACCGTCTCCGAAATTGCCCGCCTGGGCGCCAAGCCCGGCGTGGCCCTGAATCCGCATACGCCCCTGGACGTGGTGGAGTACCTGCTGCCTCAGCTGGAAATGGTACTGATCATGAGCGTCAATCCCGGTTTCGGCGGCCAGAAGTTCATCCCCTTCAGCACAAAGAAGATCCAGCGTTTGCGGGCCATGATCGAAGAGCAGGGCTTGAACACGCACATTCAGGTGGACGGCGGCGTCACGCCGGAGAACATCCGCGAACTTGCGCAGTGCGGCGCGAACATTTTCGTCTCCGGCTCCGCCTTCTTCGGCTTTCCACCCTATGACAAGCGTCTGGAGACGTTCATGCAGGCCGTGAAATAGTTCATGCCCAAACTGCCCCTTGAACAGGACACCTGTTCCATCTTCGGCTTTGACTGCCGGGAAATCCTGGACAACGCCCCTGTCGGCATTTTCATCACCACCCCCGGC
This DNA window, taken from Desulfonatronum thiosulfatophilum, encodes the following:
- the rpe gene encoding ribulose-phosphate 3-epimerase, whose translation is MSSNQPIILTPSLLSSDFSRIGEELIALEQAGLQWVHWDVMDGAFVPNITFGPPVIKACRKKSSLFFDVHLMIENPDRYLADFVDAGADLLCVHAEACVHLERTVSEIARLGAKPGVALNPHTPLDVVEYLLPQLEMVLIMSVNPGFGGQKFIPFSTKKIQRLRAMIEEQGLNTHIQVDGGVTPENIRELAQCGANIFVSGSAFFGFPPYDKRLETFMQAVK